The sequence TTTTCGCATCGGCCAGTAGAATTCCCCGCTTGAAAGCGTCCTGCCAGGTGTCGTCATCCAGCATCGCCGCTTTCGAACGGGCGTCCACCGGCGCAAGACGCTGGGCACAATCTATTCCGCGCAGCCAGAACAGCGGATTATTTTCGACATCATGCCCTGACAAATTCCAGATGTCGTCACAGCGGGTAGAGAGGAAATCCGCCAGCTGGTTATCCGGCCATTTATCTTCTTGTTTACCGCTTATCGCACTTTGTGGCGCATGGGAAACGCACCCTGCCAGAAATAAACAAGGTAAACCCAGGCGAAATGTGTTGCTGGAAAACACCGCACGTACGGCGCGGAAAAAGACGTGTGACATACTCACCAGACTTAGATTCATTTTATTGGTTTTTCCGGCTCAGGGGCAGTTCAATACGGAAGCAAACATCCGCACGTTCGTCCGTGGCAATGTTTAGCTCACCCTGCATGCGTCGTATGCAGTCCCGGGCGATGCTTAAGCCCAGACCACTTCCTTTTACCGCACCCTTCCGCTGATGACTCCCCTGGAAAAAGGGTTCGAAGATCATGGTTTTTTCGTCATCAGGGATCGGGGTGCCGGTGTTAGCGACGTCAATAAACACCCGGGAACCCATCGTATAACTTCGGATATAAATGTTACCGGATTCAGTACCATAGTGCACCGCATTGGAGTAAAGATTATCCAGAACGCTCATTAAAAGCATCGGTTCAGCGAGACAGGCAGGCGCACTCAACTCCACCCCGGTATGCATCATTTTAGCTCTTGCTGGCAAGCTATGGGCGGAGATCACCATATCCACCAGCGGCGCAATCTCGACCTCTTCAAGAACGACCGCCCCGTCAGCCAGCTTGCGGTTGTAATCCAGCAGCTGTTCAATCAGCTTTTGCAGGTTGCGGCTGCTGGCATCCAGAATCTCAACAATTTCTTTCTGTTCTGGCGTTAGCGGCCCTGCCACCTCGTCTGCCAGCAGCTCCGTTCCTTCACGCATGCTGGCGAGCGGCGTTTTCAGTTCATGGGAAATATGGCGCAGGAACTGATGACGCTGGGATTCCAGCCACGCCAGACGCTCAGACAGCCAGATAATACGCTGACCAACGGAGCGCAGCTCGCGCGGGCCTTTAAAGGAAACCGAATCCCCGAGCGATTTCCCCTCTCCAAGACGGTTGATCATACGCTGAATGCCCTTCACCGGGCCGATGATCATACGGGTAAAGAGCAGAACCAGCCCGAGACTCACCAGGAAGAGCACCAGTGCCTGCCAGCCGAAGAACTGCCCGCGTTCGGCTATCTCCTGCTGCAGCTGCTGACCGCGAGAGAAAATGACCGTGCGGGTTGACTGCACCATCTCGGTGTTGGCGGCAGCAAACGCTTCAAGACGCGCGGCGGCGGCGGCATCCGGCCCGCTATTGTGGCATTGCAGCTGCGCAAGATCGTTCAGATCCTGACGCAATGCCTGATACAGCTTGTCGTCGGGCAACACGCCCGCATGCGCGTCCAGCATCTCGCTGTAGCGCTTGCGTTGACTCTGGTAAACCTTTTCCAGCGTCCGATCGTCAAGCACGCAGTACTGGCGATAGCTACGCTCCATCTCCAGCGCGGCGTTGGTCATCGCTTCACTGCGTCTGGCGTCGATAAGCGTGGTGCGGTTAGTCAGTGCGGCCTGAGCGCTCAGCGCGTTAAGGCTTTGCCACGCCTGCCAGGCGAGGATCAGCAATGGCAGCAGGATTAGCAGGAAGGCCATCATCACGAGCTGTCGCAGGGAGCGGGGAAAAACGGGCCAGCGTTTCAACGCATTACTCTCTTCATGGGGGTTTACGCAGAGCGTAACTGAGTCTGCCCTTCAGATACAACAAAGCCGGGTAAAAACCCGGCTTTGTTATGGAATAAGGCGGTGCCTAACTCGACGTTTCGCCCTGGCCTGATAAAGCATCGCTATGATCAGTAGTTGGACGGCAGGCACCTTTTTGTGCGTCATTCGAAGTTTATGTAGCACGTCCCGAAGGGGCTGACATAAGAAGGTGAATGAGCCACTGGTTAATATTATGCAACACCCGTGCCAGAATGCAAAAAAAAACATTAACACATTGATATATAAACATTTTACCAATTTCACCTGTTCATTATCGTTTGAATGATTTCCAGGCTAAGTGTCGCTATTAAGCAACACCTTAACAGGAACCTGTTCTGCCATATATAAATCAATGAGTTAAATGTCTCCTTTTGGAGACAGTCGCAAACCGTCTTTGTCGCAATTTTGCGACACACATAAAAAAGCCCGGTGCGCTACGCTTACCGGGCCTGGAAGGTACCTGCTTTACATCTTAACCCAACTGTTTACGCGCATTGCGGAAGATACGCATCCACGGGCTGTCCTCGCCCCAGTTTTCCGGGTGCCAGGAGTTGCCCACGGTACGGAACACGCGCTCCGGGTGCGGCATCATAATGGTTGCACGACCACTTTCGCTGGTGACTGCCGTAATACCGTTGACCGAGCCGTTCGGGTTAGCCGGATAGGTTTCGGTGACCTTGCCGAAGTTATCGACAAAGCGCAGCGCCACCAGACCTTTGCTTTCAAGCTGAGCCAGATGTGCTGCATCACGCACTTCTACCTGACCTTCACCGTGGGACACGGCGATTGGCATCTGTGATCCGACCATGCCCTGCAGCAGCAGAGATGGGCTTTGTGTCACTTCCACCAGGCTGAAGCGCGCTTCAAAGCGGTCAGACTGGTTACGCACAAAGCGCGGCCAGGCTTCGCTGCCCGGGATAAGCTCGCGCAGGTTGGACATCATCTGGCAACCGTTACACACGCCCAGCGCCAGCGTTTGCGGACGGTGGAAGAAGGTTTCGAACTCGTCGCGCACGCGGCTGTTAAACAGAATGGACTTCGCCCAGCCTTCACCGGCGCCCAGTACGTCACCGTAAGAGAAACCACCGCAGGCCACCAGCGCCTGGAAATCTTCCAGACCGGTACGCCCGGCCAGCAGATCGCTCATGTGAACGTCGATGGCGTCAAAGCCCGCACGGTGGAAGGCAGCCGCCATTTCAACGTGGGAGTTAACGCCCTGCTCGCGCAGCACGGCCACCTTCGGACGTGCACCCGTCGCAATGTACGGCGCGGCGATGTCTTCGTTGATGTCGAAGGAGAGCTTCACGTTCAGGCCTGGATCGCTGTCGTTAGCCTTCGCGTTATGCTCCTGATCGGCACATTCCGGGTTATCACGCAGGCGCTGCATCTGCCAGGTCGTTTCCGCCCACCACATACGCAGCGTGGTGCGGCTTTCGCTGAAGACGGCATGACCGTCAGCTTCAATGACAAAGCGGTCGCCCTGTACGGCTTTACCCAGATAATGTACGCAGTCTGCCAGACCGTGCTGCGCAAGAATGGCTTCAACCGCATCGCGGTCTGCCGCACGCACCTGAATCACCGCGCCCAGCTCTTCATTGAACAGCGCTGCCAGGCGGTCTTCACCCAGAGAGGCAATATTCGCCTCCAAACCACAGTGGCCGGTGAAGGCCATCTCTGCCAGCGTGACCAGCAGGCCGCCGTCGGAGCGGTCGTGGTAGGCCAGCAGCTTACGCTGCGCCACCAGCGCCTGAATTGCATCGTAGAAGCCTTTTAACTGGGCCACGTCACGCACATCGGCCGGTGTATCACCCAGCTGACGATAAACCTGCGCCAGCGCCGTGGCACCCAGCGCGTTGTGACCTTTACCCAGGTCAATCAGCAACAGGGCGTTGTCTTCGGTCGCAAGCTGCGGCGTCACGGTGTGACGTACGTCTTCCACGCGCGCAAAGGCGGAGATGATCAGCGACAGCGGAGAAGTGATCTCGCGCTGCTCGTTGCCTTCCTGCCAGCGGGTTTTCATCGACATGGAGTCTTTGCCCACCGGAATGGTCAGCCCAAGCGCAGGACACAGCTCTTCGCCCACCGCTTTCACGGCTTCATACAGGCCCGCATCTTCGCCAGGGTGACCGGCAGCGGCCATCCAGTTAGCGGAGAGCTTGATACGTTTGATATCGCCAATCTGCGTCGCGGCAATGTTGGTCAGCGCTTCACCCACAGCCAGACGGGCGGACGCGGCGAAGTCCAGCAGCGCCACTGGCGTGCGTTCGCCCAGGGCCATCGCTTCACCGTAGTAGCTGTCGAGACTCGCGGTGGTTACGGCACAGTTCGCGACCGGGATCTGCCACGGGCCGACCATCTGATCGCGCGAGACCATACCGGTTACGGTACGGTCGCCAATGGTGACCAGGAAGGTTTTCTCTGCCACCGCCGGCAGGTGCAGCACGCGGTTGACCGCTTCTGCAACGGTGATGCCCTGGCGATCCAGCGCTTTGCCCGCTGCTTTACGCGTTTGCACGTCGCGGGTCATCTTCGGCGTTTTACCGAGCAGAACGTCCAGCGGCAGATCGATCGGCTGGTTGTCGAAATGGGTGTCGCTCAGGGTCAGGTGCTTCTCTTCGGTCGCTTCGCCGATGACGGCATACGGCGCGCGCTCACGGCGGCACAGCTCGTCAAACAGCGGCAGTTGATCCGCTGCAACCGCCAGAACATAACGTTCCTGGGATTCGTTACACCAGA comes from Enterobacter kobei and encodes:
- the qseE gene encoding two component system sensor histidine kinase QseE/GlrK translates to MKRWPVFPRSLRQLVMMAFLLILLPLLILAWQAWQSLNALSAQAALTNRTTLIDARRSEAMTNAALEMERSYRQYCVLDDRTLEKVYQSQRKRYSEMLDAHAGVLPDDKLYQALRQDLNDLAQLQCHNSGPDAAAAARLEAFAAANTEMVQSTRTVIFSRGQQLQQEIAERGQFFGWQALVLFLVSLGLVLLFTRMIIGPVKGIQRMINRLGEGKSLGDSVSFKGPRELRSVGQRIIWLSERLAWLESQRHQFLRHISHELKTPLASMREGTELLADEVAGPLTPEQKEIVEILDASSRNLQKLIEQLLDYNRKLADGAVVLEEVEIAPLVDMVISAHSLPARAKMMHTGVELSAPACLAEPMLLMSVLDNLYSNAVHYGTESGNIYIRSYTMGSRVFIDVANTGTPIPDDEKTMIFEPFFQGSHQRKGAVKGSGLGLSIARDCIRRMQGELNIATDERADVCFRIELPLSRKNQ
- the qseG gene encoding two-component system QseEF-associated lipoprotein QseG; this encodes MNLSLVSMSHVFFRAVRAVFSSNTFRLGLPCLFLAGCVSHAPQSAISGKQEDKWPDNQLADFLSTRCDDIWNLSGHDVENNPLFWLRGIDCAQRLAPVDARSKAAMLDDDTWQDAFKRGILLADAKITPVERRANVTRLGTFTIALPVQVRPVYQLWRDGQTLQLQLSEERSRYSKLQQSTDSELDTLRQQQQHLRTQLDTTTRKLENLTDIERQLSSRKYQPGSASAAPDSDTQKQEDVKHDEP
- the purL gene encoding phosphoribosylformylglycinamidine synthase, which translates into the protein MMEILRGSPALSAFRINKLLARFQAADLPVSNIYAEYVHFADLNAPLNAEERVQLERLLKYGPNLSSHTPTGKLILATPRPGTISPWSSKATDIAHNCGLSQINRLERGVAYYVDASTLSDAQWQAVAAELHDRMMESVFASLDDAQKLFSHHQPAPVQSVDLLGQGRQALIDANLRLGLALAEDEIDYLQDAFVKLNRNPNDIELYMFAQANSEHCRHKIFNADWIIDGEQQPKSLFKMIKNTMEQTPDHVLSAYKDNAAVMEGSEVGRYFADHATGRYDFHQEPAHILMKVETHNHPTAISPWPGAATGSGGEIRDEGATGRGAKPKAGLVGFSVSNLRIPGFEQPWEEDFGKPERIVTALDIMTDGPLGGAAFNNEFGRPALNGYFRTYEEKVDSHNGEELRGYHKPIMLAGGIGNIRADHVQKGEIVVGAKLIVLGGPAMNIGLGGGAASSMTSGQSDADLDFASVQRDNPEMERRCQEVIDRCWQLGDANPILFIHDVGAGGLSNAMPELVSDGGRGGRFNLRDILSDEPGMSPLEIWCNESQERYVLAVAADQLPLFDELCRRERAPYAVIGEATEEKHLTLSDTHFDNQPIDLPLDVLLGKTPKMTRDVQTRKAAGKALDRQGITVAEAVNRVLHLPAVAEKTFLVTIGDRTVTGMVSRDQMVGPWQIPVANCAVTTASLDSYYGEAMALGERTPVALLDFAASARLAVGEALTNIAATQIGDIKRIKLSANWMAAAGHPGEDAGLYEAVKAVGEELCPALGLTIPVGKDSMSMKTRWQEGNEQREITSPLSLIISAFARVEDVRHTVTPQLATEDNALLLIDLGKGHNALGATALAQVYRQLGDTPADVRDVAQLKGFYDAIQALVAQRKLLAYHDRSDGGLLVTLAEMAFTGHCGLEANIASLGEDRLAALFNEELGAVIQVRAADRDAVEAILAQHGLADCVHYLGKAVQGDRFVIEADGHAVFSESRTTLRMWWAETTWQMQRLRDNPECADQEHNAKANDSDPGLNVKLSFDINEDIAAPYIATGARPKVAVLREQGVNSHVEMAAAFHRAGFDAIDVHMSDLLAGRTGLEDFQALVACGGFSYGDVLGAGEGWAKSILFNSRVRDEFETFFHRPQTLALGVCNGCQMMSNLRELIPGSEAWPRFVRNQSDRFEARFSLVEVTQSPSLLLQGMVGSQMPIAVSHGEGQVEVRDAAHLAQLESKGLVALRFVDNFGKVTETYPANPNGSVNGITAVTSESGRATIMMPHPERVFRTVGNSWHPENWGEDSPWMRIFRNARKQLG